In a single window of the Marispirochaeta aestuarii genome:
- a CDS encoding HsdM family class I SAM-dependent methyltransferase yields MSSTSKTLQSLSRYIDSQRGHGPPDPWRGLLALARGEISGELTPDVVETVIGQADSRGAGEFVSPPMISRFMADLAVLVKPTSVIDPTCGSGLMLHKVITAHKPKVAKGIDLDSNSCEIASVLLKDQANIQRGNVLDPALDSQERYDLIIADPPLGKHINRENLPPILKEENLLDLAQYITIWACHKLAAEGTLAIVMSPRALKHKPFIEAIHRTGCCIKASLNVPYGTRLNTSISSQILVIEHGPQTDIFVGQVADDQKHSERLLKNYKNNKSDMHPSLGRMIALSKYVDFEALEAEYRVLQKLRKTLLSPIPFTDLIKNVIHLSLKELDQTSVISANTLLLSQSGKFFTADNLEASLNKGKCTCFILDESKVHVSYLLQWFKNDLGKLALQAAGVGSPSGSQRITKDVCDRLMCYIPPLNAQLEVLEALRHLEALRNETREIEAMCWTGYHSSEEILIRAQTINNEVRYEDWIATLPFPLASILWCHRVAEDDPRIRFSILLHFFEALAEFLATVHLSAFSSHIIIWQEAHKEILEALSVQHLTFARATFGTWKVVVEKLSALSRVMLAKTDDAPVAISLYSLVSTSWLEKLSAPIISQIISRANQMRNTYGGHGGALGKAQAAAIENDLRAMIEELRNLWGHGWNQFELLQMGKMEYIEDQYTCDSLRIMGANSQFEHVTRTVATPMISGKLYLLAEGASKGLQLLPFIRMIAPPHQDAIACYFYSRTKGDEQRFVSYHYEHAPEVHQHFEDTANVLRLLTTLPDRIRMETD; encoded by the coding sequence ATGAGCTCGACATCTAAAACACTACAATCCCTCTCGCGATATATTGATTCTCAAAGAGGTCATGGACCACCTGATCCATGGCGGGGCTTACTCGCTCTGGCAAGGGGGGAAATCTCTGGTGAGCTAACACCTGATGTGGTCGAAACTGTCATTGGGCAAGCTGATTCTCGGGGAGCTGGTGAATTTGTTTCACCGCCAATGATTAGTCGCTTTATGGCTGATCTGGCTGTTCTTGTTAAACCTACCTCTGTAATCGATCCCACTTGTGGCAGTGGGCTTATGCTTCACAAGGTGATTACTGCACATAAACCTAAAGTAGCAAAGGGCATTGATCTCGACAGTAACAGCTGCGAAATCGCTTCTGTGCTTCTTAAAGATCAAGCAAATATCCAGCGAGGCAATGTACTCGATCCTGCTCTTGATTCTCAAGAGCGATATGATCTAATCATTGCTGATCCTCCTCTCGGCAAGCATATTAATCGGGAAAATCTACCTCCAATACTGAAAGAAGAAAATCTTCTGGATCTGGCGCAATACATTACTATATGGGCATGCCATAAACTTGCTGCAGAAGGAACCTTGGCCATCGTCATGTCTCCTCGCGCGCTAAAACACAAGCCCTTTATTGAGGCGATCCATAGAACTGGTTGCTGCATAAAAGCAAGCTTAAATGTTCCGTATGGAACACGACTTAATACTTCGATCTCCTCTCAGATTTTGGTTATAGAGCATGGACCTCAAACAGACATTTTTGTAGGTCAGGTAGCGGACGATCAAAAGCATAGTGAACGACTTCTAAAAAACTACAAAAACAATAAATCAGATATGCACCCCAGTCTTGGGCGGATGATTGCATTATCCAAGTACGTTGATTTTGAAGCCTTGGAAGCAGAATACCGGGTTCTCCAAAAGCTTCGGAAGACGTTGTTATCTCCGATACCATTTACTGATTTAATCAAGAACGTGATCCATCTTAGTCTAAAAGAACTTGACCAGACTTCGGTTATCTCTGCGAATACCTTGCTGTTATCACAATCAGGAAAATTCTTCACTGCGGACAATTTAGAAGCTTCTTTAAACAAAGGAAAATGCACTTGTTTTATCCTGGACGAATCCAAGGTTCATGTATCTTATTTATTGCAGTGGTTTAAGAACGATCTTGGTAAGCTCGCTTTACAAGCTGCAGGGGTAGGTAGTCCTTCTGGTTCGCAGCGTATTACAAAGGATGTCTGTGATCGCCTGATGTGCTATATACCTCCCTTGAATGCACAGCTTGAGGTACTCGAAGCCCTGCGTCATCTTGAAGCTCTAAGAAATGAAACCCGGGAAATTGAAGCTATGTGTTGGACTGGTTATCACTCCAGTGAAGAAATCTTGATACGCGCACAGACTATCAACAACGAGGTGCGATACGAAGACTGGATTGCTACTCTCCCATTTCCTCTTGCTTCAATTTTATGGTGCCATCGAGTTGCTGAGGACGATCCCCGGATTAGATTCAGTATTCTGCTCCATTTCTTCGAGGCACTTGCGGAATTCCTTGCCACGGTCCACCTGAGTGCATTCTCGAGTCACATAATTATCTGGCAAGAAGCTCATAAAGAAATACTGGAAGCATTGTCTGTTCAGCATCTGACCTTTGCTCGTGCAACCTTTGGGACGTGGAAAGTTGTAGTAGAGAAGCTCAGTGCACTATCGAGGGTTATGCTTGCCAAAACGGATGATGCTCCCGTTGCAATAAGCTTATATTCGCTTGTCTCCACATCATGGTTGGAAAAACTAAGTGCACCAATAATTTCACAAATCATTTCTCGTGCCAATCAAATGCGTAATACGTATGGCGGGCACGGTGGCGCCTTGGGAAAAGCCCAGGCAGCAGCAATAGAGAATGATTTACGTGCAATGATTGAAGAGTTACGCAATCTCTGGGGCCACGGATGGAATCAATTTGAACTCCTCCAGATGGGTAAAATGGAATACATCGAAGACCAGTATACATGTGATTCACTTCGTATCATGGGTGCCAATAGTCAGTTTGAGCACGTAACAAGAACTGTCGCAACGCCTATGATTTCTGGCAAGCTTTATCTACTCGCGGAAGGTGCTTCAAAGGGATTACAGCTACTGCCATTTATTCGCATGATTGCTCCCCCTCACCAAGATGCAATCGCTTGCTATTTCTATAGCAGGACTAAAGGAGACGAACAGCGATTTGTGTCATATCACTATGAGCATGCACCTGAAGTCCATCAGCATTTTGAAGACACTGCCAATGTTCTACGACTGCTAACAACATTGCCTGATCGTATTAGGATGGAGACAGATTAA
- a CDS encoding type I restriction-modification system subunit M, which translates to MAISQSQLESYLWGAATLLRGYLDAGDYKQFIFPLLFYKRLCDVYDEELADALEESGGDQEYAALPEQHRFQIPEDAHWKATRTKVKNVGKVIQDALRAIETANPDTLFGVFGDAQWTNKDRLPDHMLRELIEHFSSQKLSLFNCPEDELGVGYEFLIKKFADDSGHTAAEFYTNRTVVHLMTEMLEPKPGESIYDPTCGSAGMLLSAVAHLKRKKKEWRNLQLFGQERNLLTSAIGRMNLFLHGIEDFRIVRGDTLANPAFVEGDRLMRFDVVLANPPYSIKQWDRDAWSTDTWGRNIYGTPPQGRADYAFWQHIIKSMKTKSGRCAILFPHGVLFRNEELAMREKLVAHDVVECVLGLGPSLFYNSPMEACVVICRMNKPKERRNKVLFINAVNEVTRERAQSFLTDEHIQHIVSVYQTFCHEDGFARVVGNDEIREKANNLSIPLFVRADNGNGSGNGVTETVNLKQAIANWQQSSMALRGLMEGLFKILEGE; encoded by the coding sequence ATGGCTATCTCCCAATCTCAACTCGAATCCTACCTCTGGGGCGCGGCCACCTTGTTGCGCGGCTATCTCGACGCCGGGGATTACAAGCAGTTCATCTTTCCTCTGCTGTTCTACAAGCGCTTGTGCGACGTGTACGACGAGGAACTGGCCGATGCGCTGGAGGAATCCGGCGGCGATCAGGAATACGCTGCTCTCCCCGAACAGCACCGCTTCCAGATTCCGGAAGACGCCCACTGGAAGGCCACCCGCACCAAGGTCAAAAACGTGGGCAAGGTCATTCAGGATGCCCTGCGGGCGATTGAGACTGCTAACCCCGACACACTGTTCGGGGTTTTCGGCGATGCCCAGTGGACCAACAAGGACCGCCTGCCGGACCACATGCTGCGCGAGCTCATTGAGCATTTCAGCTCGCAGAAGCTTTCACTCTTCAACTGCCCGGAAGATGAGCTGGGCGTAGGCTACGAGTTTCTGATCAAGAAGTTCGCCGATGATTCCGGCCACACTGCTGCGGAGTTCTATACCAATCGCACCGTGGTTCATTTGATGACCGAGATGCTCGAACCCAAACCCGGTGAGTCGATCTATGACCCCACCTGCGGGTCAGCGGGCATGCTCCTCTCTGCAGTCGCCCATCTGAAGCGGAAGAAGAAGGAGTGGCGGAACCTGCAGCTGTTCGGCCAGGAGCGCAACCTGCTCACCTCGGCCATCGGTCGGATGAACCTGTTCCTACACGGCATCGAGGATTTCCGCATCGTCCGGGGTGACACCCTGGCCAACCCCGCCTTTGTCGAAGGCGATCGACTCATGCGGTTCGATGTGGTCTTGGCCAATCCGCCGTATTCCATCAAGCAGTGGGATCGTGATGCCTGGTCCACCGATACGTGGGGCCGAAACATCTACGGCACTCCGCCTCAGGGACGAGCCGACTATGCCTTCTGGCAGCACATCATCAAGAGCATGAAGACCAAGAGTGGCCGCTGCGCCATCCTGTTTCCGCATGGCGTCCTCTTTCGCAATGAAGAACTGGCTATGCGTGAGAAGCTGGTCGCCCACGACGTGGTGGAGTGCGTGCTTGGCCTCGGTCCCAGCCTCTTTTACAACTCGCCCATGGAAGCCTGCGTTGTTATCTGCCGGATGAACAAACCCAAGGAGCGCAGGAACAAGGTGCTCTTCATCAACGCGGTGAACGAGGTGACCCGCGAGCGGGCACAGAGCTTCCTAACTGACGAACACATCCAGCACATTGTCTCCGTCTACCAGACCTTTTGCCACGAGGACGGCTTTGCCCGGGTGGTCGGTAATGACGAGATTCGAGAGAAGGCCAACAACCTCAGCATCCCGCTCTTTGTGCGGGCGGACAACGGAAACGGCAGTGGCAACGGAGTGACAGAAACAGTCAACCTCAAACAGGCCATTGCCAACTGGCAGCAAAGCTCGATGGCTTTGCGGGGATTGATGGAAGGGTTATTCAAGATATTGGAGGGAGAATAA
- a CDS encoding type I restriction-modification system subunit M, with protein MLSLSAIESYLWESANILRGPVDAADFKTYIFPLLFFKRLSDVYDEEYDVALEESDGDVEFAQFPENHRFQVPEGCHWKDVRAKSANIGHALQKAMRCIEQANPDTLHGIFGDAQWTNKERLSDALLKDLIEHFSSLDLGNEHSKADILGQAYEYLIKKFADLTNKKAGEFYTPRSVVSLMVRILAPKAGETIYDPACGTGGMLLEALHHVKEHGGDENLMLGKLYGQEKNLTTSSIARMNLFLHGAEDFHIERGDTLRLPAFYSGDSLATFDCVIANPPFSLEKWGDDIWINDPYGRNFAGLPPAKSGDFAWVQHMIKSMARKTGRMTVVLPHGVLFRMSKEGEIRRKLLEMDMLEAVIGLGQNIFYGTGLAPCVLVFRDSKPKAHRQKVLFIDASKEFKTGRAQNELLLEHVDNIHRWYEGYQDVEGICRVVTQDQIRENDFNLNIPRYVEPVIEEDSMTVDQAIANLKESLQAAYAAEDRLKALLKKEGLMA; from the coding sequence ATGTTAAGTTTAAGCGCCATCGAATCATACCTTTGGGAATCCGCGAACATCCTGCGTGGTCCTGTCGACGCGGCCGATTTCAAGACCTACATATTCCCGCTGTTGTTCTTCAAGCGGCTCTCCGACGTCTATGACGAGGAGTATGACGTGGCCCTGGAAGAATCAGACGGCGACGTGGAATTTGCCCAGTTCCCCGAGAACCACCGGTTCCAGGTTCCGGAGGGCTGCCACTGGAAAGATGTCCGGGCCAAGAGCGCCAATATCGGCCATGCACTCCAGAAGGCGATGCGCTGCATCGAGCAGGCCAACCCGGACACCCTGCATGGCATCTTCGGCGATGCCCAGTGGACCAACAAGGAACGCCTTTCGGATGCGTTGCTCAAGGACCTGATAGAACACTTCTCGTCGCTTGATCTGGGCAATGAGCACAGCAAGGCGGACATTCTCGGCCAGGCCTATGAATACCTAATCAAGAAATTTGCCGACCTCACCAACAAAAAGGCCGGTGAATTCTATACCCCACGCTCCGTGGTCTCGCTAATGGTTCGCATCCTTGCACCCAAGGCCGGGGAAACCATCTATGACCCAGCCTGCGGGACTGGCGGCATGCTCCTCGAAGCGCTGCACCATGTCAAAGAGCATGGCGGCGACGAGAACCTCATGCTGGGCAAGCTTTATGGCCAGGAAAAGAACCTGACCACATCCTCCATCGCCCGGATGAACCTCTTTCTCCACGGTGCGGAAGATTTTCATATTGAACGCGGCGACACCTTGCGCTTGCCTGCCTTTTATTCAGGCGACAGCCTCGCCACCTTTGACTGTGTCATCGCAAATCCTCCCTTCTCCCTGGAAAAGTGGGGGGACGACATCTGGATCAACGACCCTTACGGCCGGAACTTTGCCGGGTTGCCGCCAGCCAAATCCGGCGACTTCGCCTGGGTTCAGCACATGATCAAGTCCATGGCACGAAAGACCGGGCGAATGACCGTGGTTCTTCCCCATGGCGTGTTGTTCCGCATGTCCAAGGAGGGCGAGATTCGACGTAAGCTGCTGGAAATGGACATGCTCGAAGCGGTGATCGGTCTCGGTCAGAATATTTTCTACGGAACCGGTCTCGCGCCTTGCGTCCTGGTCTTCCGCGACAGCAAGCCCAAGGCCCACCGCCAGAAGGTGCTTTTCATCGACGCCTCGAAGGAGTTCAAGACCGGCCGCGCTCAGAACGAGCTGCTGCTGGAACACGTTGACAACATCCATCGCTGGTACGAGGGCTATCAGGATGTGGAAGGGATCTGCCGGGTGGTCACGCAGGACCAGATTCGCGAGAACGATTTCAACCTGAACATCCCCCGCTACGTGGAGCCGGTGATCGAGGAGGACTCCATGACCGTCGATCAGGCCATCGCCAATCTCAAGGAATCGCTGCAGGCGGCGTATGCAGCCGAGGATCGGTTGAAGGCGCTGCTTAAAAAAGAAGGGTTGATGGCATGA